From the Candidatus Tanganyikabacteria bacterium genome, the window CCTGTTCGGGTCGGCGGTATACGGCGTGGGCCTGCTCGCGGCCTACCAGGTGCTGCGGGGCGCCCACCGCCTTGCGGGCTGGCCGGGGGTGGCGTTCGCGGCCCTGCCGGCCTACCTGCTCTTCCTGCTGGTCGTCATCCTGATCATGGGCGCCTTGCGCAGCGTGAGCCCCGACCTGAAGGCCGGCATCTACAGGAAGTTCAAGCCCGGGCCGTTCTTCACCCAGGTCTGGCTGGTCGGCATCTACAGCCTGATGGACGCCACGCCGTTCATGCGCACCGTGCACTTCGTGGCCGTGCTGCGCTACCTGTTGTATCGCGGCCAGGGGATGAAGACGCACTACCAGAACTGGATCAGCCAGGACGTGGCCATCGCCGACCCGTCCATGGTGAGCCTGGGCAAGGGGGTCAACCTCGGCGGCCGCGTGGGCATCACCGCCCACCTGGCGCTCCCGGACGTGGTCATCATCGCGCCCGTGACCATCGGCGACGGCGTCGTCGTGGGCGCCGAGGCCAAGATCGGGCCGGGCGTGACCATCGGCGACCGGGCGCTGATCGGCGCGACCGCCATCCTGGGCCTGGGCGTCAAGGTGGGCGAGAGCGCCTACGTCGAGCCCGGATCGTTCGTCCCGTCCAACACCGTCATCGGCCCCCGCGAGCGCTGGGGCGGCAATCCGGCGGTGCACCTGGGCATGTCCCCCCTGCGCGCCGAGCGCGCGCAAGCAGCCAGTTCGGAACCCCGGGTTTGACCCGACAAAAGGAGGCCGCCAAGCGCCACGCATGATCGAAGTGTTCAAGCCCGCCATGGGCCAGGAGGAGATCGACGCGGTCGCCGAGGTGCTCCGCAGCGGCTGGATCGGGCTGGGCCCGAAGACCGCCGAATTCGAGCGGGAGTTCGCCCGGTACGTCGGCGTCAGCCACGCGGTAGCCGTCAACTCGGCGACGGCGGCCCTGGATCTGGCCATGCACCTGCTCGACATCGGCCGCGGAGACGAGGTCATCGTCCCGACCGTCACCTTCGTGTCCACGGCGCATGCGGTCGCCTACAACCTGGGCACGCCGATCTTCGTGGATTGCGATCCGGTCACGCTCAACTTGGACCTGGCCGACGTGGCGCGCAAGATCACCCGCCGCACCAGGGCCATCATCGCCGTGCACTACGCCGGGCGCCCCGTGGACATGGACGCCCTGGTGGACACCGCCGAGGACATCCCCATCGTGGAGGACGCGGCCCACGCCTGCGGGGCGGTCTACAAGGGCAACCGCGCCGGTTCGCTGGGCGACCTGGCGTGCTTCAGCTTCCACGCGGTCAAGAACCTGGCGGCGGGCGACGGCGGCGCGCTGACGTTCTCGGACGGCGCCTGGGACGCCCGGGCGCGAAAATTGCGATGGCTGGGCATCGACAAGAGCACCTGGGATCGGACCGCCCTCGACCGCAAGTACTGGTGGCAGTACAACGTCGAGGAAATCGGCCTCAAGTGCCACATGAACGACATCACGGCCGCCATCGCCCTCGCGCAACTGGCCAAGCTGGAACGCCACAACGCGCGCCGCCGGGAGATCGCCGAGCGCTACTTCGCTGGCCTGGCGGGAGTAGACGAGGTCTCGCTTCCGCCCCGCGACGACGAGGACTACCAGTCGGCGTGGCACATCTTCTGGATCAAGGCCAAGCGGCGCGACGACCTGTCGGTGCACCTGCGCGACAACGGGATCAATACCGGCGTGCACTACACGCCCATCCACACCTACCCCTGCTACGGCAACCGGCCGCACTTGCCGGTGGCCGAACAGGTGCAGCACGAGCTGCTCAGCCTGCCGATGTACCCGGACCTGGTCGACGCGGACGTGGACCGGATCGTCTCCCTTATCCGGACGTTCTACAAGCCTTAGACCAGCCTTAACGCCTTCCTGGCGCGTTCGTCGGCCGCCCGCCGGATAACCACGAGGAAGGACGAGCAGAGGCAGCATGATAGGCGCGATCTCCAACGGCCGGGGTTTCCAGCCCCTGGCTGGCGGCGCGCCCGGCGCACTGGCCGGCGCTCCGGCGCCCTACGCGCCCGTCTTCGCCCAGGACTCCGTCCCGAGCTTCCGCGCCACCCCCGACCGGGTCTTCCTGTTCCACGGCGTGGACGTGCGGGGTTTTCGCGACCACGGCCGCGGCGCCCTCGAAGACCTGGCCGGCCGCCTGCGCGGCGCCGGCTTCCCCGAAGCCGCGGCCCTGCACTACAACTCGGACAACTGGTGGCTAAACCAGCTCGCGGTGCTGCGCGAGCGGCTGTTCGGGACATTCTCCAAGCGTCTGACCGCGCAGATCCTGGCCGACTTGCAGGCCCGGCCGCTGCAGCCCGGGCAGCGCATCAGCCTGGCCGGCTACAGCCTGGGCTCGCTCGTGGCCGCCCGCGTCGCCGCAAACCTGGCCCAGGCCGGCGTCCCGGTGGGCACCCTGGTGCTCATCGAACCGAAGAACGGCGGCGCCCCGTCGGCCGTCAGCAGCCTGCCGCCTGGCGCGGCCAAGGTCGTGCTCATCGAGAACCAGGCCGACCTACGAATCGACAACCCCTACGCCCAGCCCTTCGTGTTCCAGCACGTGCCGGGTAAGACCCATTACGACATGGTCGAGAACCCGGACGAGCAGATGATCCAGACGATCGTCTCGCAGCTCCGCTGACCGGCCCGCCGGAGGGGGCGGCATACCAAAAGCGCCAGTTCGAGAGCAGGCGCCCAATAAAGCTAAACATCAAGCTCTCGAGGGTGCCCACCGTAAAGGAAGCGATGTTAGCCATCGCAGCTCTGGGGGGCCACATCAGCGCGCGGGTCAGCGCGGTTTGAGCACCAGGTCCTTGAACTCCCCGGTCCCGCCTAGCCCGACCCAGGAAGTCGGCCGGCCGCGCTGCAGCACCAGCACCTGGGCCCGGTCCACGTACAGCGCCAGCGACGAACCCGACAGCAGGGCCCTGATCTCGTGCC encodes:
- a CDS encoding DegT/DnrJ/EryC1/StrS family aminotransferase, giving the protein MIEVFKPAMGQEEIDAVAEVLRSGWIGLGPKTAEFEREFARYVGVSHAVAVNSATAALDLAMHLLDIGRGDEVIVPTVTFVSTAHAVAYNLGTPIFVDCDPVTLNLDLADVARKITRRTRAIIAVHYAGRPVDMDALVDTAEDIPIVEDAAHACGAVYKGNRAGSLGDLACFSFHAVKNLAAGDGGALTFSDGAWDARARKLRWLGIDKSTWDRTALDRKYWWQYNVEEIGLKCHMNDITAAIALAQLAKLERHNARRREIAERYFAGLAGVDEVSLPPRDDEDYQSAWHIFWIKAKRRDDLSVHLRDNGINTGVHYTPIHTYPCYGNRPHLPVAEQVQHELLSLPMYPDLVDADVDRIVSLIRTFYKP